A region from the Drosophila ananassae strain 14024-0371.13 chromosome 2L, ASM1763931v2, whole genome shotgun sequence genome encodes:
- the LOC6506022 gene encoding neurexin-1 isoform X5 produces MKAPSATYQDKKTTKNYAPPALTARQPTMDKDMARNPAELRLLPTQRHASASSASPDLRFNKARCRRREVTTPLGHDNAHSKSNPNRNPLVVEYRRSYRVLVVTALLVSLAASFVTLSAGFQLDGSQNSFYTFRKWYTGLNGTLELEFKTEQPNGLVLYTDDGGTYDFFELKLVEGALRLRYNLGGGAQIITVGRELHDGHWHKVQVLRNDEQTSLIVDGVSQQRSAKGKEFQFGKFASNSDVYVGGMPNWYSTKLALLALPSVIFEPRFRGAIRNLVYADQPGGSTRRQEIKQPRDIKCGDVPCDHGEMQARERPLRGVRGNTTDACERNDPCQHGGICISTDSGPICECRNLEYDGQYCEKEKAPSEATFRGTQFLSYDLGQTGAEPIVSAQDAISFYFRTRQPNGLLFYTGHGTDYLNLALRDGGVSLTMGLANGKQEMHIKPSKVRFDDHQWHKVTVHRRIQEISSITSFCRLVTVVDDVYTDHSHIAGKFTMLSSSRVYVGGAVNPRALLGARVHNNFVGCLRKVEFSADTLNLNLIDLAKSGSKLIQVAGNVEYQCPSGDPQDPVTFTTRESHLVLPPWETGKQSSISFKFRTKEPNGIIVLATGSKQPRAKNPVLIAIELLNGHIYIHLDLGSGASKVRASRRRVDDGDWHDLILRRNGRDAKVSVDGVWNDFRTPGDGTILELDGHMYLGGVGPAYNTIAWPAAIWTATLRQGFVGCLRDLQLSGKPIDIAAFARVQDSASVKPSCHVQSNVCNGNPCLNGGTCLEGWNRPICDCSATLYGGPTCGRELATLAFNGSQHMTIWLGNGQGTKTQTEELVIRFKTSRPAGLLLLTSAESNSPDRLEIALVAGRVRASVRLSDREKNLLAGQSVLNDNNWHTIRFSRRASNLRLQVDGAPPVRGMLSETILGRHSTMEIRSIHLGGLFHAEEEIQMTSTMPNFVGQMQGFIFNGQRYLDIVKSLGPELSALPSATFKLTARFVNSPAGQPYHAATFRSKHSYVGLAMLKAYNSISIDFRFKTVEPNGLLVFNGGRRNDFVAVELVNGHIHYTFDLGDGPVTMRDKSRIHMNDNRWHQVSIRRPGPKTHTLTVDDSFEIISLTGNNMHLELAGILYIGGVFKDMYSKLPASISSRSGFEGCLASLDLGDTSPSLTSDAVVPSSLVVSGCEGPTKCSQNACANRGVCVQQWNAYACECDMTSYTGPTCYDESIAYEFGNNKGMVQYTFPENAQADTEEDNIALGFITTRPDAVLLRVESATTQDYMELEIVEGNIFMVYNIGSVDLPLGEIGTKVNDNAYHVVRFQRKGGNATLQLDDYNVQALTPQSHHSTVFNTMSNVQVGGKFSRNGRNRIERPFAGVIAGLSVNKLRILDLAVERDTHITIRGDVQLTINSTRQTPASGYPGALDDLIFSGAGSGCRGDDEDECTPPFESGSGDDLITPVYVPPTKQTTTSQQGNNLSTGGAGGGTGNTNGTERACDDEDCVHGSGDYGETTEQFTSTSTARGSESNNEVVTITTTGRSDVTTEQQQHSSSSSSGSTPSYSTTQSSSSSSGGGSGSTPGQPSTTSSAGTTSTQRATSSSTSTSTSTTTTTSTTTTTQATPPPEIRSTVTERETTPYDVYIAGGGMGGSGRSHDHDRMQLPDEHHPMPPLPPPLPPQDPPPYGPYGGNTYNTNLNNYRPKGKGGRINSIEEERTAMIIGIVAGILIAVVLVILLVLWLKSNGDRGYKTESEKAAAYGSHNPNAALLGNTSTNGSYHQQRQHHHQAGGAGQQQHHHSQQQIHNGNGGGGGMMSSGSGSLGYGSDGRPQMAGLVQPKAKKRDSKDVKEWYV; encoded by the exons atGAAGGCGCCAAGTGCAACATATCAGGATAAGAAGACCACGAAAAACTATGCTCCCCCAGCATTGACAGCCAGGCAACCAACTATGGACAAGGATATGGCTCGAAATCCGGCGGAGCTCAGACTCCTGCCCACCCAGCGTCACGCTTCTGCCTCCTCCGCCTCCCCGGACTTGCGATTCAACAAGGCGCGATGCCGGCGAAGAGAGGTGACTACGCCTCTGGGGCATGATAATGCCCATTCCAAGTCAAATCCCAACCGTAATCCCCTAGTGGTCGAGTACCGACGCTCGTATCGCGTGCTAGTCGTCACCGCCCTCCTGGTCAGCCTGGCGGCCAGTTTCGTGACCCTCAGCGCTGGCTTCCAGCTGGATGGATCCCAGAACTCCTTCTATACGTTCCGAAAATGGTACACCGGACTGAACGGCACGCTGGAACTGGAGTTCAAGACGGAGCAGCCCAACGGACTGGTCCTCTACACCGACGACGGGGGAACCTACGATTTCTTCGAACTAAAACTGGTGGAAGGCGCTCTCCGGCTGAGATATAACCTGGGCGGCGGAGCCCAGATCATTACTGTGGGACGGGAGCTGCATGACGGCCACTGGCACAAGGTACAGGTGCTGCGGAACGACGAACAGACCTCACTCATTGTGGACGGCGTCTCCCAGCAGCGCTCCGCTAAGGGTAAGGAGTTTCAGTTCGGCAAGTTCGCCAGCAACTCGGACGTCTATGTGGGTGGAATGCCAAACTGGTACAGCACAAAGCTGGCACTTCTCGCCCTGCCCAGTGTCATCTTCGAGCCGCGTTTCCGGGGTGCCATCCGGAACCTGGTCTACGCTGATCAGCCAGGCGGCTCCACCAGGCGTCAGGAGATCAAGCAGCCACGTGACATCAAGTGCGGCGATGTGCCCTGCGATCATGGGGAGATGCAAGCCCGGGAGAGGCCATTAAGG GGCGTTCGCGGCAACACCACGGATGCCTGTGAGCGCAACGATCCTTGCCAGCACGGCGGCATCTGCATATCCACTGACTCCGGTCCAATTTGCGAGTGTAGAAACCTTGAGTACGATGGCCAGTATTGTGAGAAGGAGAAAGCGCCATCGGAAGCAACGTTCCGCGGTACACAGTTCCTCTCATACGACTTGGGTCAGACGGGCGCCGAGCCGATAGTAAGCGCCCAGGATGCCATATCCTTCTATTTCCGCACCCGCCAGCCAAACGGTCTGCTTTTCTACACGGGACACGGAACTGACTATCTGAACCTGGCCCTCCGCGATGGTGGCGTTTCGCTCACAATGGGCCTGGCCAACGGGAAGCAGGAGATGCATATTAAGCCCTCGAAGGTTCGATTCGACGACCATCAATGGCACAAGGTCACCGTGCATCGTCGCATCCAGGAGATATCCTCCATTACCAGCTTCTGTCGG CTGGTCACTGTCGTAGATGATGTCTATACTGATCACTCGCACATTGCCGGCAAGTTTACCATGTTATCCTCCTCGCGGGTATATGTGGGTGGAGCTGTTAATCCTAGAGCTCTACTGGGAGCCCGTGTCCACAACAACTTTGTGGGGTGCTTGCGGAAAGTTGAGTTTTCGGCGGATACGTTGAACCTCAATCTGATAGATTTGGCCAAGAGCGGATCTAAGCTCATTCAAGTGGCAGGAAATGTAGAGTATCAGTGTCCCAGTGGCGATCCACAGGACCCAGTCACTTTTACAACCCGCGAATCGCATTTGGTCCTACCTCCCTGGGAAACTGGCAAGCAGAGTTCCATTAGCTTCAAGTTCCGCACCAAGGAACCCAATGGCATCATTGTCCTGGCCACTGGATCCAAGCAACCAAGGGCTAAAAAT CCCGTTTTGATTGCCATCGAACTGCTAAACGGGCACATATACATCCATTTGGATCTGGGATCTGGAGCCTCCAAGGTTCGAGCTTCGCGACGACGTGTGGACGATGGTGATTGGCATgacctgattttaaggcggaATGGACGAGACGCCAAGGTGAGCGTGGACGGCGTGTGGAACGATTTCCGCACGCCCGGCGACGGCACCATCCTCGAGCTGGATGGTCACATGTATCTGGGCGGAGTGGGACCCGCATACAACACCATTGCTTGGCCGGCGGCCATTTGGACAGCCACGCTGCGCCAGGGATTCGTGGGCTGCTTGCGTGACCTGCAGCTGAGTGGCAAGCCGATCGATATTGCGGCCTTTGCACGCGTCCAGGATTCGG CCTCCGTGAAGCCATCATGCCACGTGCAGAGCAACGTGTGCAACGGCAATCCCTGCCTCAACGGGGGCACCTGCCTGGAGGGCTGGAACCGCCCCATCTGCGACTGCTCGGCCACCCTGTACGGAGGACCCACCTGCGGCCGGGAACTGGCCACCCTTGCCTTCAATGGCAGTCAGCACATGACCATCTGGCTGGGCAATGGACAAGGAACGAAGACACAGACCGAGGAGCTGGTCATCCGCTTCAAGACCTCTCGGCCCGCTGGACTTTTGTTGCTGACCAGTGCAGAGTCCAATTCCCCGGATCGCTTGGAGATCGCTTTGGTGGCGGGACGAGTGAGAGCCAGTGTCCGGCTGAGCGACAGGGAGAAG AACCTGCTGGCCGGCCAATCAGTGCTCAATGACAACAACTGGCACACGATCCGATTCTCGCGCAGAGCCTCAAATCTGCGGCTTCAAGTTGACGGGGCTCCCCCCGTCAGgggtatgttat CCGAGACGATCCTGGGTCGCCACAGCACCATGGAGATCCGTTCGATCCATTTGGGTGGTCTCTTCCATGCCGAGGAGGAGATCCAGATGACCTCCACCATGCCGAACTTTGTGGGTCAGATGCAGGGCTTCATCTTCAACGGCCAGCG CTATTTGGACATTGTGAAGAGCCTGGGGCCAGAGCTATCGGCTCTGCCCAGTGCCACCTTCAAGTTGACGGCTCGCTTTGTGAACTCTCCGGCGGGACAGCCCTACCACGCGGCCACTTTCCGCTCCAAACACTCCTACGTGGGTCTGGCCATGCTGAAGGCCTACAACAGCATATCCATCGATTTCCGCTTCAAGACCGTGGAGCCCAACGGCCTCCTAGTCTTCAACGGAGGACGTCGCAACGACTTTGTCGCAGTGGAGCTGGTGAACGGACATATTCACTATACCTTCGACTTGGGCGACGGCCCGGTGACCATGAGAGACAAATCCCGCATCCACATGAACGACAACCGCTGGCATCAAGTCAGCATCCGACGACCGGGACCCAAGACCCACACGCTGACGGTGGACGACTCCTTTGAGATCATCAGTCTCACTGGCAACAATATGCACCTGGAACTGGCTGGCATCCTGTATATTGGCGGTGTCTTCAAGGACATGTACTCCAAGCTGCCGGCTTCGATCTCGTCTCGTTCCGGATTTGAGGGCTGTCTGGCTTCACTGGATTTGGGGGATACGTCGCCCTCACTAACCAGCGATGCAGTGGTGCCAAGCTCTTTGGTGGTCAGTGGTTGCGAGGGACCCACCAAGTGCAGCCAGAACGCCTGTGCCAACCGGGGCGTATGTGTCCAGCAGTGGAATGCCTATGCCTGCGAGTGCGATATGACCTCCTACACAGGACCTACTTGCTACGATG AATCCATTGCTTATGAGTTTGGCAATAACAAGGGCATGGTGCAATACACCTTCCCGGAGAATGCCCAGGCCGACACCGAGGAGGATAACATTGCCCTGGGCTTCATTACCACTCGACCGGATGCCGTACTCCTTCGAGTCGAGAGTGCCACCACCCAGGACTACATGGAGCTGGAGATCGTGGAGGGTAACATCTTTATGGTGTACAATATTGGAAGCGTGGACTTGCCGCTGGGGGAGATTGGTACCAAGGTCAATGACAATGCCTACCATGTGGTGAGATTTCAGCGAAAGGGAGGCAATGCCACGCTGCAGCTGGATGACTACAACGTTCAGGCCCTGACGCCGCAGA GCCACCACTCGACCGTGTTCAATACCATGTCCAATGTTCAGGTCGGCGGCAAATTCAGCCGCAACGGTCGCAATCGTATCGAGCGTCCGTTTGCCGGCGTGATTGCCGGACTTTCGGTGAACAAGTTGCGAATCCTGGATCTGGCCGTAGAACGCGACACCCATATCACCATCCGCGGAGATGTTCAATTG ACTATCAACTCTACTCGACAGACTCCGGCGAGTGGCTATCCGGGTGCCCTGGACGATCTGATCTTCTCGGGAGCGGGATCCGGGTGCCGGGGCGATGACGAGGACGAGTGCACGCCACCCTTCGAGTCGGGCAGCGGGGACGACCTGATCACTCCGGTGTATGTACCGCCCACCAAGCAGACAACCACCTCCCAGCAGGGCAACAACTTGAGCACCGGGGGCGCCGGCGGGGGCACTGGCAACACCAATGGCACGGAGAGAGCCTGCGATGATGAGGACTGCGTCCACGGATCAGGGGACTACGGTGAGACCACGGAGCAGTTCACTTCCACGAGCACGGCCAGAGGATCAG AATCCAACAATGAGGTGGTCACAATCACAACCACTGGACGCAGCGATGTCACCacggagcagcagcagcacagcagcagcagtagcagtggTAGCACTCCGTCCTACTCCACCACTCAGtccagcagtagcagcagcggCGGAGGAAGTGGCAGCACTCCGGGACAGCCGAGCACCACCAGCAGCGCGGGCACCACCTCCACGCAGCGAGCCACCAGCAGCAGTACCAGCACCAGTACAAGtacaaccaccaccacctccacgACCACCACAACGCAGGCTACGCCGCCTCCGGAAATCCGAAGTACAGTCACGGAGAGGGAGACCACGCCGTACGACGTGTACATTGCAGGCGGTGGAATGGGCGGCTCCGGTCGCAGCCATGATCATGATCGCATGCAGCTGCCGGACGAACACCATCCAATGCCCCCACTACCACCTCCACTACCGCCACAGGATCCACCGCCATATGGTCCTTACGGCGGAAATACGTACAACACAAACCTGAATAACTACCGACCCAAGGGCAAGGGTGGCCGCATCAACTCCATCGAGGAGGAGCGCACTGCCATGATCATTGGAATCGTGGCGGGCATACTTATTGCGGTGGTGCTGGTTATCCTGCTGGTCCTGTGGCTCAAGTCCAACGGCGATCGTGGCTACAAGACGGAGAGCGAGAAGGCCGCCGCCTACGGATCGCACAATCCCAATGCAGCTCTGCTGGGCAACACGAGTACGAAC
- the LOC6506022 gene encoding neurexin-1 isoform X3, with protein sequence MKAPSATYQDKKTTKNYAPPALTARQPTMDKDMARNPAELRLLPTQRHASASSASPDLRFNKARCRRREVTTPLGHDNAHSKSNPNRNPLVVEYRRSYRVLVVTALLVSLAASFVTLSAGFQLDGSQNSFYTFRKWYTGLNGTLELEFKTEQPNGLVLYTDDGGTYDFFELKLVEGALRLRYNLGGGAQIITVGRELHDGHWHKVQVLRNDEQTSLIVDGVSQQRSAKGKEFQFGKFASNSDVYVGGMPNWYSTKLALLALPSVIFEPRFRGAIRNLVYADQPGGSTRRQEIKQPRDIKCGDVPCDHGEMQARERPLRGVRGNTTDACERNDPCQHGGICISTDSGPICECRNLEYDGQYCEKEKAPSEATFRGTQFLSYDLGQTGAEPIVSAQDAISFYFRTRQPNGLLFYTGHGTDYLNLALRDGGVSLTMGLANGKQEMHIKPSKVRFDDHQWHKVTVHRRIQEISSITSFCRLVTVVDDVYTDHSHIAGKFTMLSSSRVYVGGAVNPRALLGARVHNNFVGCLRKVEFSADTLNLNLIDLAKSGSKLIQVAGNVEYQCPSGDPQDPVTFTTRESHLVLPPWETGKQSSISFKFRTKEPNGIIVLATGSKQPRAKNPVLIAIELLNGHIYIHLDLGSGASKVRASRRRVDDGDWHDLILRRNGRDAKVSVDGVWNDFRTPGDGTILELDGHMYLGGVGPAYNTIAWPAAIWTATLRQGFVGCLRDLQLSGKPIDIAAFARVQDSASVKPSCHVQSNVCNGNPCLNGGTCLEGWNRPICDCSATLYGGPTCGRELATLAFNGSQHMTIWLGNGQGTKTQTEELVIRFKTSRPAGLLLLTSAESNSPDRLEIALVAGRVRASVRLSDREKNLLAGQSVLNDNNWHTIRFSRRASNLRLQVDGAPPVRGMLSETILGRHSTMEIRSIHLGGLFHAEEEIQMTSTMPNFVGQMQGFIFNGQRYLDIVKSLGPELSALPSATFKLTARFVNSPAGQPYHAATFRSKHSYVGLAMLKAYNSISIDFRFKTVEPNGLLVFNGGRRNDFVAVELVNGHIHYTFDLGDGPVTMRDKSRIHMNDNRWHQVSIRRPGPKTHTLTVDDSFEIISLTGNNMHLELAGILYIGGVFKDMYSKLPASISSRSGFEGCLASLDLGDTSPSLTSDAVVPSSLVVSGCEGPTKCSQNACANRGVCVQQWNAYACECDMTSYTGPTCYDESIAYEFGNNKGMVQYTFPENAQADTEEDNIALGFITTRPDAVLLRVESATTQDYMELEIVEGNIFMVYNIGSVDLPLGEIGTKVNDNAYHVVRFQRKGGNATLQLDDYNVQALTPQSHHSTVFNTMSNVQVGGKFSRNGRNRIERPFAGVIAGLSVNKLRILDLAVERDTHITIRGDVQLVTGVLDRNDLQRMQQTPASGYPGALDDLIFSGAGSGCRGDDEDECTPPFESGSGDDLITPVYVPPTKQTTTSQQGNNLSTGGAGGGTGNTNGTERACDDEDCVHGSGDYGETTEQFTSTSTARGSESNNEVVTITTTGRSDVTTEQQQHSSSSSSGSTPSYSTTQSSSSSSGGGSGSTPGQPSTTSSAGTTSTQRATSSSTSTSTSTTTTTSTTTTTQATPPPEIRSTVTERETTPYDVYIAGGGMGGSGRSHDHDRMQLPDEHHPMPPLPPPLPPQDPPPYGPYGGNTYNTNLNNYRPKGKGGRINSIEEERTAMIIGIVAGILIAVVLVILLVLWLKSNGDRGYKTESEKAAAYGSHNPNAALLGNTSTNGSYHQQRQHHHQAGGAGQQQHHHSQQQIHNGNGGGGGMMSSGSGSLGYGSDGRPQMAGLVQPKAKKRDSKDVKEWYV encoded by the exons atGAAGGCGCCAAGTGCAACATATCAGGATAAGAAGACCACGAAAAACTATGCTCCCCCAGCATTGACAGCCAGGCAACCAACTATGGACAAGGATATGGCTCGAAATCCGGCGGAGCTCAGACTCCTGCCCACCCAGCGTCACGCTTCTGCCTCCTCCGCCTCCCCGGACTTGCGATTCAACAAGGCGCGATGCCGGCGAAGAGAGGTGACTACGCCTCTGGGGCATGATAATGCCCATTCCAAGTCAAATCCCAACCGTAATCCCCTAGTGGTCGAGTACCGACGCTCGTATCGCGTGCTAGTCGTCACCGCCCTCCTGGTCAGCCTGGCGGCCAGTTTCGTGACCCTCAGCGCTGGCTTCCAGCTGGATGGATCCCAGAACTCCTTCTATACGTTCCGAAAATGGTACACCGGACTGAACGGCACGCTGGAACTGGAGTTCAAGACGGAGCAGCCCAACGGACTGGTCCTCTACACCGACGACGGGGGAACCTACGATTTCTTCGAACTAAAACTGGTGGAAGGCGCTCTCCGGCTGAGATATAACCTGGGCGGCGGAGCCCAGATCATTACTGTGGGACGGGAGCTGCATGACGGCCACTGGCACAAGGTACAGGTGCTGCGGAACGACGAACAGACCTCACTCATTGTGGACGGCGTCTCCCAGCAGCGCTCCGCTAAGGGTAAGGAGTTTCAGTTCGGCAAGTTCGCCAGCAACTCGGACGTCTATGTGGGTGGAATGCCAAACTGGTACAGCACAAAGCTGGCACTTCTCGCCCTGCCCAGTGTCATCTTCGAGCCGCGTTTCCGGGGTGCCATCCGGAACCTGGTCTACGCTGATCAGCCAGGCGGCTCCACCAGGCGTCAGGAGATCAAGCAGCCACGTGACATCAAGTGCGGCGATGTGCCCTGCGATCATGGGGAGATGCAAGCCCGGGAGAGGCCATTAAGG GGCGTTCGCGGCAACACCACGGATGCCTGTGAGCGCAACGATCCTTGCCAGCACGGCGGCATCTGCATATCCACTGACTCCGGTCCAATTTGCGAGTGTAGAAACCTTGAGTACGATGGCCAGTATTGTGAGAAGGAGAAAGCGCCATCGGAAGCAACGTTCCGCGGTACACAGTTCCTCTCATACGACTTGGGTCAGACGGGCGCCGAGCCGATAGTAAGCGCCCAGGATGCCATATCCTTCTATTTCCGCACCCGCCAGCCAAACGGTCTGCTTTTCTACACGGGACACGGAACTGACTATCTGAACCTGGCCCTCCGCGATGGTGGCGTTTCGCTCACAATGGGCCTGGCCAACGGGAAGCAGGAGATGCATATTAAGCCCTCGAAGGTTCGATTCGACGACCATCAATGGCACAAGGTCACCGTGCATCGTCGCATCCAGGAGATATCCTCCATTACCAGCTTCTGTCGG CTGGTCACTGTCGTAGATGATGTCTATACTGATCACTCGCACATTGCCGGCAAGTTTACCATGTTATCCTCCTCGCGGGTATATGTGGGTGGAGCTGTTAATCCTAGAGCTCTACTGGGAGCCCGTGTCCACAACAACTTTGTGGGGTGCTTGCGGAAAGTTGAGTTTTCGGCGGATACGTTGAACCTCAATCTGATAGATTTGGCCAAGAGCGGATCTAAGCTCATTCAAGTGGCAGGAAATGTAGAGTATCAGTGTCCCAGTGGCGATCCACAGGACCCAGTCACTTTTACAACCCGCGAATCGCATTTGGTCCTACCTCCCTGGGAAACTGGCAAGCAGAGTTCCATTAGCTTCAAGTTCCGCACCAAGGAACCCAATGGCATCATTGTCCTGGCCACTGGATCCAAGCAACCAAGGGCTAAAAAT CCCGTTTTGATTGCCATCGAACTGCTAAACGGGCACATATACATCCATTTGGATCTGGGATCTGGAGCCTCCAAGGTTCGAGCTTCGCGACGACGTGTGGACGATGGTGATTGGCATgacctgattttaaggcggaATGGACGAGACGCCAAGGTGAGCGTGGACGGCGTGTGGAACGATTTCCGCACGCCCGGCGACGGCACCATCCTCGAGCTGGATGGTCACATGTATCTGGGCGGAGTGGGACCCGCATACAACACCATTGCTTGGCCGGCGGCCATTTGGACAGCCACGCTGCGCCAGGGATTCGTGGGCTGCTTGCGTGACCTGCAGCTGAGTGGCAAGCCGATCGATATTGCGGCCTTTGCACGCGTCCAGGATTCGG CCTCCGTGAAGCCATCATGCCACGTGCAGAGCAACGTGTGCAACGGCAATCCCTGCCTCAACGGGGGCACCTGCCTGGAGGGCTGGAACCGCCCCATCTGCGACTGCTCGGCCACCCTGTACGGAGGACCCACCTGCGGCCGGGAACTGGCCACCCTTGCCTTCAATGGCAGTCAGCACATGACCATCTGGCTGGGCAATGGACAAGGAACGAAGACACAGACCGAGGAGCTGGTCATCCGCTTCAAGACCTCTCGGCCCGCTGGACTTTTGTTGCTGACCAGTGCAGAGTCCAATTCCCCGGATCGCTTGGAGATCGCTTTGGTGGCGGGACGAGTGAGAGCCAGTGTCCGGCTGAGCGACAGGGAGAAG AACCTGCTGGCCGGCCAATCAGTGCTCAATGACAACAACTGGCACACGATCCGATTCTCGCGCAGAGCCTCAAATCTGCGGCTTCAAGTTGACGGGGCTCCCCCCGTCAGgggtatgttat CCGAGACGATCCTGGGTCGCCACAGCACCATGGAGATCCGTTCGATCCATTTGGGTGGTCTCTTCCATGCCGAGGAGGAGATCCAGATGACCTCCACCATGCCGAACTTTGTGGGTCAGATGCAGGGCTTCATCTTCAACGGCCAGCG CTATTTGGACATTGTGAAGAGCCTGGGGCCAGAGCTATCGGCTCTGCCCAGTGCCACCTTCAAGTTGACGGCTCGCTTTGTGAACTCTCCGGCGGGACAGCCCTACCACGCGGCCACTTTCCGCTCCAAACACTCCTACGTGGGTCTGGCCATGCTGAAGGCCTACAACAGCATATCCATCGATTTCCGCTTCAAGACCGTGGAGCCCAACGGCCTCCTAGTCTTCAACGGAGGACGTCGCAACGACTTTGTCGCAGTGGAGCTGGTGAACGGACATATTCACTATACCTTCGACTTGGGCGACGGCCCGGTGACCATGAGAGACAAATCCCGCATCCACATGAACGACAACCGCTGGCATCAAGTCAGCATCCGACGACCGGGACCCAAGACCCACACGCTGACGGTGGACGACTCCTTTGAGATCATCAGTCTCACTGGCAACAATATGCACCTGGAACTGGCTGGCATCCTGTATATTGGCGGTGTCTTCAAGGACATGTACTCCAAGCTGCCGGCTTCGATCTCGTCTCGTTCCGGATTTGAGGGCTGTCTGGCTTCACTGGATTTGGGGGATACGTCGCCCTCACTAACCAGCGATGCAGTGGTGCCAAGCTCTTTGGTGGTCAGTGGTTGCGAGGGACCCACCAAGTGCAGCCAGAACGCCTGTGCCAACCGGGGCGTATGTGTCCAGCAGTGGAATGCCTATGCCTGCGAGTGCGATATGACCTCCTACACAGGACCTACTTGCTACGATG AATCCATTGCTTATGAGTTTGGCAATAACAAGGGCATGGTGCAATACACCTTCCCGGAGAATGCCCAGGCCGACACCGAGGAGGATAACATTGCCCTGGGCTTCATTACCACTCGACCGGATGCCGTACTCCTTCGAGTCGAGAGTGCCACCACCCAGGACTACATGGAGCTGGAGATCGTGGAGGGTAACATCTTTATGGTGTACAATATTGGAAGCGTGGACTTGCCGCTGGGGGAGATTGGTACCAAGGTCAATGACAATGCCTACCATGTGGTGAGATTTCAGCGAAAGGGAGGCAATGCCACGCTGCAGCTGGATGACTACAACGTTCAGGCCCTGACGCCGCAGA GCCACCACTCGACCGTGTTCAATACCATGTCCAATGTTCAGGTCGGCGGCAAATTCAGCCGCAACGGTCGCAATCGTATCGAGCGTCCGTTTGCCGGCGTGATTGCCGGACTTTCGGTGAACAAGTTGCGAATCCTGGATCTGGCCGTAGAACGCGACACCCATATCACCATCCGCGGAGATGTTCAATTGGTAACTGGAGTATTAGATAGAAATGATCTGCAGAGAATGCAGCAG ACTCCGGCGAGTGGCTATCCGGGTGCCCTGGACGATCTGATCTTCTCGGGAGCGGGATCCGGGTGCCGGGGCGATGACGAGGACGAGTGCACGCCACCCTTCGAGTCGGGCAGCGGGGACGACCTGATCACTCCGGTGTATGTACCGCCCACCAAGCAGACAACCACCTCCCAGCAGGGCAACAACTTGAGCACCGGGGGCGCCGGCGGGGGCACTGGCAACACCAATGGCACGGAGAGAGCCTGCGATGATGAGGACTGCGTCCACGGATCAGGGGACTACGGTGAGACCACGGAGCAGTTCACTTCCACGAGCACGGCCAGAGGATCAG AATCCAACAATGAGGTGGTCACAATCACAACCACTGGACGCAGCGATGTCACCacggagcagcagcagcacagcagcagcagtagcagtggTAGCACTCCGTCCTACTCCACCACTCAGtccagcagtagcagcagcggCGGAGGAAGTGGCAGCACTCCGGGACAGCCGAGCACCACCAGCAGCGCGGGCACCACCTCCACGCAGCGAGCCACCAGCAGCAGTACCAGCACCAGTACAAGtacaaccaccaccacctccacgACCACCACAACGCAGGCTACGCCGCCTCCGGAAATCCGAAGTACAGTCACGGAGAGGGAGACCACGCCGTACGACGTGTACATTGCAGGCGGTGGAATGGGCGGCTCCGGTCGCAGCCATGATCATGATCGCATGCAGCTGCCGGACGAACACCATCCAATGCCCCCACTACCACCTCCACTACCGCCACAGGATCCACCGCCATATGGTCCTTACGGCGGAAATACGTACAACACAAACCTGAATAACTACCGACCCAAGGGCAAGGGTGGCCGCATCAACTCCATCGAGGAGGAGCGCACTGCCATGATCATTGGAATCGTGGCGGGCATACTTATTGCGGTGGTGCTGGTTATCCTGCTGGTCCTGTGGCTCAAGTCCAACGGCGATCGTGGCTACAAGACGGAGAGCGAGAAGGCCGCCGCCTACGGATCGCACAATCCCAATGCAGCTCTGCTGGGCAACACGAGTACGAAC